One region of Salinirubrum litoreum genomic DNA includes:
- a CDS encoding universal stress protein: MAIDTILLAVGTGDTDRLERLAEETIDVAGPTGAEVVLLHVFTKEEYEKTIDRLEFDREASEVGPDDAARRHSSTRQLAKAFDEADIDVKIRGAVGDHGEQIVKVAGEVDADRVLVGGRKRSPTGKAVFGSTAQEVMLSSPCPVTFVRADSK, translated from the coding sequence ATGGCTATCGACACGATCCTGCTCGCAGTCGGCACCGGAGACACGGACCGCCTCGAACGTCTCGCAGAGGAGACGATCGACGTCGCGGGACCGACAGGTGCGGAGGTCGTCCTCCTGCACGTGTTCACGAAAGAGGAGTACGAGAAGACGATCGACCGGTTGGAGTTCGACCGGGAGGCGTCGGAGGTCGGCCCGGACGACGCGGCCCGGCGACACTCCAGCACGCGCCAGTTGGCGAAGGCGTTCGACGAGGCCGACATCGACGTGAAAATCCGGGGTGCCGTCGGCGACCACGGCGAACAGATCGTGAAAGTCGCGGGCGAGGTGGACGCCGACCGCGTCCTCGTCGGCGGCCGCAAGCGCTCGCCGACCGGGAAGGCGGTCTTCGGGAGCACGGCACAGGAGGTCATGCTCTCTTCGCCGTGTCCGGTGACGTTCGTCCGCGCCGACTCGAAGTAG
- a CDS encoding zinc ribbon domain-containing protein, with protein MATASRRALVAALVGALGATLGIAGAGHVYLRQWRRAIAWFVTGIGAFFVLVSLFVGDPTQVTVASLPLTVSIPFAVVMLLSTVDAYRLATVTERRQATTEGPTCPHCGKPIDEDLAFCQWCTEPLDGRNG; from the coding sequence ATGGCAACGGCAAGTCGGCGTGCGCTCGTGGCTGCACTGGTAGGTGCGCTGGGAGCGACGCTCGGCATCGCGGGCGCGGGCCACGTCTACCTCAGACAGTGGCGCCGCGCGATCGCGTGGTTCGTCACCGGGATCGGTGCGTTCTTCGTCCTCGTCTCGTTGTTCGTCGGCGACCCGACGCAGGTGACGGTCGCTTCGCTCCCGTTGACGGTCTCGATTCCGTTCGCCGTCGTCATGCTGCTCAGCACGGTGGACGCCTACCGACTGGCGACCGTGACGGAACGCCGACAGGCGACCACGGAGGGGCCGACCTGTCCACACTGCGGGAAGCCCATCGACGAGGACCTGGCGTTCTGTCAGTGGTGTACCGAACCGCTGGACGGCCGGAACGGCTGA
- a CDS encoding HalOD1 output domain-containing protein — protein sequence MNSSYASNGAGSANTGDDDAPDRIELTHDPNHHVGTTVARGIAEVTGTPVEHLDAELNDYVDPDALDRLFAARLDGTDRDEGRVVFPMQGCLVEVYADYRVVVTREE from the coding sequence ATGAATTCGAGTTACGCGTCGAACGGAGCGGGGAGTGCGAACACGGGTGACGACGACGCACCCGACCGGATCGAGTTGACACACGACCCGAACCACCACGTCGGGACGACGGTGGCACGAGGCATCGCCGAGGTGACGGGTACACCGGTCGAGCACCTCGACGCCGAACTCAACGACTACGTCGACCCGGACGCGCTGGACCGCCTGTTCGCGGCGCGACTCGACGGGACAGACCGCGACGAGGGGCGTGTCGTCTTCCCGATGCAGGGCTGTCTCGTCGAGGTGTACGCCGACTACCGCGTCGTCGTCACTCGCGAGGAGTAG
- a CDS encoding 30S ribosomal protein S8e, which produces MKDQGRSKRKRTGGRLRPFRNKKRYQLGREPAETTVGEPRFQVIDSRGNGTKTRVLSTNVANVSVDGETVEAEITNVVDNPANINYIRRNIITKGAIIETSEGQARVTSRPGQTGQVNAVAVDE; this is translated from the coding sequence ATGAAGGATCAGGGACGCTCGAAGCGGAAGCGAACCGGTGGCCGACTCCGGCCGTTCCGGAACAAGAAGCGCTACCAGCTCGGCCGCGAGCCGGCAGAGACGACCGTCGGCGAGCCGCGGTTCCAGGTCATCGACTCGCGTGGCAACGGCACGAAGACGCGCGTGCTCTCGACGAACGTCGCCAACGTCTCCGTCGACGGCGAGACCGTCGAGGCCGAGATCACGAACGTCGTGGACAACCCCGCCAACATCAACTACATCCGGCGGAACATCATCACGAAGGGCGCGATCATCGAGACCTCCGAGGGCCAAGCACGCGTCACCTCCCGTCCGGGCCAGACCGGACAGGTCAACGCCGTCGCGGTCGACGAGTAA
- a CDS encoding AMP phosphorylase, with product MELTAREIDIGTRSPTVLVNSDDAAELGVHPLDRVQLAWAGGRGVGIVETTDELVPAGELGVTRRLGHVSGTVEVTVAPHPDAVHYIRKKLDGIELERDEIDRIVTDIAEDRLSDIELAAYVVATYTRGLSLAETMHLTQCMTNAGHHLSWDVPVVADKHSIGGVAGNRVTPIVVSIVAAAGVTIPKTSSRAVTSPAGTADTMEVFCDVEFSTEEIREIVAETNGCLVWGGGVNLSPVDDKIIRAEMPLSLDPHGQLIASVLSKKRSAGSTHVIVDIPYGEGAKVADLNAARELADDFVRVGDHLGMTIECAITRGEVPVGRGIGPVLEARDVLATLDGNGPEELRLKSVRLAEILLDCCGREDVDATEILRSGRALATFRDIVAAQGGDPDVTLDDLPPGRHETTVSASRDGVVTHVDNRLVSDIARRAGAPRDKRAGIDLHRRVGDEVQTGDRLFTIYAESAAKLSDAERLQRKSEAVRVRTRDEALVEHV from the coding sequence ATGGAACTCACTGCCCGCGAGATCGACATCGGGACGCGGTCGCCGACGGTGCTGGTGAACAGCGACGACGCCGCCGAACTCGGGGTCCACCCACTCGACCGCGTGCAACTCGCGTGGGCGGGCGGCCGGGGCGTCGGCATCGTCGAGACGACCGACGAACTCGTCCCAGCAGGGGAACTCGGCGTGACGCGGCGACTGGGCCACGTCTCCGGCACGGTCGAGGTGACGGTCGCGCCACACCCGGACGCGGTCCACTACATCCGGAAGAAACTCGACGGGATCGAACTGGAACGCGACGAGATCGACCGCATCGTCACCGACATCGCCGAGGACCGCCTCTCGGACATCGAACTGGCGGCGTACGTCGTCGCGACCTACACCCGCGGCCTGTCGCTCGCGGAGACGATGCACCTCACCCAGTGCATGACGAACGCCGGCCACCACCTCTCGTGGGACGTGCCGGTCGTCGCCGACAAACACTCAATCGGCGGGGTCGCCGGCAACCGCGTCACGCCGATCGTCGTCTCCATCGTCGCGGCGGCGGGCGTCACCATCCCGAAGACCTCCTCGCGGGCGGTCACGTCGCCGGCCGGCACCGCCGACACGATGGAGGTGTTCTGCGACGTGGAGTTCTCGACAGAGGAGATCCGCGAGATCGTCGCCGAGACGAACGGCTGTCTCGTCTGGGGCGGCGGGGTGAACCTCTCGCCGGTCGACGACAAGATCATCCGCGCCGAGATGCCCCTCTCGCTCGACCCGCACGGCCAACTGATCGCGTCGGTCCTCTCGAAGAAGCGGAGTGCCGGGTCGACGCACGTGATCGTCGACATCCCCTACGGCGAGGGCGCGAAGGTCGCAGACCTGAACGCGGCCCGCGAGTTGGCCGACGACTTCGTCCGCGTCGGCGACCACCTCGGGATGACGATCGAGTGTGCGATCACGCGCGGGGAGGTGCCGGTCGGCAGAGGGATCGGTCCCGTACTGGAGGCCCGCGACGTTCTGGCCACACTGGACGGGAACGGGCCCGAGGAACTCCGTCTCAAGAGCGTCCGCCTCGCCGAGATACTGCTCGACTGCTGTGGCCGTGAGGACGTGGACGCGACGGAGATCCTCCGGTCGGGTCGCGCACTGGCGACCTTCCGCGACATCGTCGCGGCACAGGGTGGCGACCCTGACGTGACGCTCGACGACCTCCCGCCCGGACGCCACGAGACGACCGTCAGCGCCTCGCGGGACGGCGTCGTCACCCACGTCGACAACCGCCTCGTCAGCGACATCGCCCGCCGGGCGGGTGCGCCGAGAGACAAGCGTGCGGGCATCGACCTCCACCGCCGGGTCGGCGACGAGGTACAGACGGGCGACCGCCTGTTCACGATCTACGCCGAGTCGGCGGCGAAGCTGTCGGACGCAGAACGGCTCCAGCGCAAGTCGGAGGCGGTCCGGGTCCGGACCCGCGACGAGGCGCTGGTCGAACACGTCTGA
- a CDS encoding plastocyanin/azurin family copper-binding protein, whose protein sequence is MTDGNGGVSRRAFVRTAGGLTATAAATGTASAQNESGSGSSGGTTHTVDMTDGLVFDPDSLTIAPGDTVEWPNVGSVGHSVTFYDDGIPEGATYFASGGFSSEEEARTGWSNGEGNVAGGESVSHTFETTGTYEYFCIPHENAGMVAEIEVVEGGGSSGGGDSGPSVPQVPDTAKTLGVATVFSMVATLGLAFFFLKYGGDYEEELEA, encoded by the coding sequence ATGACCGACGGTAACGGCGGCGTCTCACGACGGGCGTTCGTGCGCACCGCAGGCGGCCTCACGGCGACTGCGGCGGCGACCGGGACCGCGAGCGCACAGAACGAGAGCGGCAGTGGAAGTAGTGGCGGGACGACTCACACGGTCGACATGACCGACGGCCTCGTCTTCGACCCGGACAGTCTCACCATCGCGCCGGGCGACACCGTCGAGTGGCCGAACGTCGGGAGCGTGGGCCACTCCGTGACGTTCTACGACGACGGGATCCCGGAGGGGGCGACCTACTTCGCCTCCGGCGGCTTCTCCTCCGAAGAGGAGGCCCGCACCGGGTGGAGCAACGGCGAGGGGAACGTCGCGGGCGGTGAGTCGGTGAGCCACACCTTCGAGACCACCGGCACCTACGAGTACTTCTGCATCCCCCACGAGAACGCGGGCATGGTCGCCGAGATCGAAGTCGTCGAGGGGGGCGGCTCCTCTGGCGGCGGGGACAGCGGCCCCAGCGTCCCGCAGGTGCCCGACACCGCCAAGACGCTCGGCGTCGCCACGGTGTTCTCGATGGTCGCCACGCTCGGACTCGCCTTCTTCTTCCTGAAGTACGGCGGCGACTACGAGGAAGAACTGGAAGCGTAA
- a CDS encoding DUF2240 family protein, translated as MSLDVAVAVPFRQEGRTRLGEGEFVVALSLDRDWFSPDQAKRLIDVAAGRGLLTREENQLIAEFDPDDVQVPQNFVPDESILHEQSTFEQVLDAVVATGVEKQAAVADINRRQRELGVTLEAAAVLYAKRNGVDVGDIGAQVLDDLKES; from the coding sequence ATGAGTCTCGACGTGGCGGTCGCGGTGCCGTTCCGGCAGGAGGGTCGGACACGACTCGGCGAGGGGGAGTTCGTCGTCGCGCTCTCGCTCGACAGAGACTGGTTCTCGCCGGATCAGGCGAAGCGACTGATCGACGTGGCCGCCGGTCGGGGGTTGCTCACCCGCGAGGAGAACCAACTGATCGCGGAGTTCGACCCCGACGACGTGCAGGTGCCACAGAACTTCGTCCCCGACGAGTCGATTCTCCACGAGCAGTCCACCTTCGAGCAAGTGCTGGACGCGGTGGTCGCCACCGGCGTCGAGAAGCAGGCGGCGGTCGCGGACATCAACCGCCGTCAGCGCGAACTCGGCGTGACGCTGGAGGCGGCGGCGGTGCTGTACGCGAAACGGAACGGAGTGGACGTCGGCGACATCGGGGCGCAAGTCCTGGACGATCTGAAAGAGTCGTAG
- a CDS encoding DHH family phosphoesterase, producing MVTRLVLGCGTVGHAIIDRLVERGARDLHVVDAHERRVTALRDENVDAVTAEPTDPSAYPKTVDVVLVGDDDPATNRAAAGIARDRFPEAMVVAYTGIDPTDADRDALASVADRVLDHERLLADRVSALATGDDADRVTRLLRVLRGIEGRLAVVTHDNPDPDAIASALALVRIAQSVGVAGDACYFGDISHQENRALVNLLDLDLVQLERGDDPLAAYGGVALVDHSRPGVNDGLPEETRVDVVIDHHPPRGPVDARFPDLRHEVGATSTLLVDYLDRLGIDPDRTTATALLYGIRVDTKDFTREVSGRDFEAAAFLLPFVDPDVLDRVETPSMSAEVLATTAKAIRNREVRGSVGASGVGRIHDRDALAQAADRLLAMEGLDVVLVHGILDDTVYASGRARGSAIDLGEVLRDAFDQIGSAGGHADMAGAQIPLGIWADVDEGLNETLETAVAANINGRFFETVSSFAAVPADDNETDPLLSESSSE from the coding sequence ATGGTCACGCGACTGGTGCTCGGCTGTGGCACCGTCGGCCACGCGATCATCGACAGACTCGTCGAACGCGGTGCCCGCGACCTCCACGTCGTGGACGCCCACGAGCGCCGCGTCACCGCCCTCCGTGACGAGAACGTCGACGCGGTCACGGCGGAGCCGACCGACCCGTCCGCGTACCCGAAGACCGTCGACGTGGTGCTCGTCGGCGACGACGACCCGGCGACGAACCGGGCCGCCGCCGGCATCGCCCGCGACCGGTTCCCCGAGGCGATGGTCGTCGCGTACACCGGCATCGACCCGACGGACGCCGACCGGGACGCACTCGCTTCTGTCGCGGACAGGGTACTGGACCACGAGCGACTGCTGGCCGACCGCGTCTCCGCGCTGGCGACCGGCGACGACGCCGACCGCGTGACGCGCCTGCTCCGCGTCTTGCGGGGGATCGAGGGCCGACTCGCGGTCGTCACCCACGACAACCCGGACCCGGACGCCATCGCCAGCGCACTCGCGCTCGTCCGGATCGCCCAGTCGGTCGGTGTCGCCGGCGACGCCTGCTACTTCGGCGACATCTCCCACCAGGAGAACCGCGCGCTGGTGAACCTCCTCGACCTCGATCTGGTCCAGTTGGAGCGGGGAGACGACCCCCTCGCAGCGTACGGCGGGGTCGCGCTGGTCGACCACTCCCGACCGGGCGTCAACGACGGGCTCCCGGAGGAGACGCGCGTGGACGTCGTGATCGACCACCATCCGCCGCGCGGCCCCGTCGACGCCCGGTTCCCGGACCTCCGGCACGAGGTCGGCGCGACGAGCACACTGCTCGTGGACTACCTCGACCGACTCGGCATCGATCCGGACCGGACGACCGCGACCGCCCTGCTGTACGGTATCCGGGTGGACACGAAGGACTTCACGCGGGAGGTCTCCGGTCGTGACTTCGAGGCGGCGGCGTTCCTGCTCCCGTTCGTCGATCCGGACGTGTTGGATCGGGTCGAGACCCCGAGCATGAGCGCAGAGGTGCTGGCGACGACGGCGAAGGCGATCCGCAACCGAGAGGTTCGTGGGTCGGTCGGAGCCAGCGGCGTCGGGCGCATCCACGACCGAGACGCACTGGCGCAGGCCGCCGACCGACTGCTGGCGATGGAGGGACTCGACGTGGTACTCGTCCACGGGATCTTAGACGACACCGTCTACGCCTCGGGCCGCGCCCGTGGCTCTGCGATCGACCTCGGCGAGGTCCTGCGAGACGCCTTCGACCAGATCGGCAGTGCCGGCGGACACGCCGACATGGCCGGCGCACAGATTCCACTCGGCATCTGGGCCGACGTGGACGAGGGGCTCAACGAGACGCTGGAGACTGCTGTGGCGGCGAACATCAACGGCCGGTTCTTCGAGACGGTGTCGTCGTTCGCTGCGGTCCCGGCGGACGACAACGAGACCGATCCGTTGCTCTCCGAGTCGAGTAGCGAGTGA
- a CDS encoding type I 3-dehydroquinate dehydratase produces MEFDDFVLTAATDDLAAEPTAREHADAVEFRMDLAADPRPALADYEGDLPLIVTNRPDWEGGATADGDDRLDALATACEHPHVAAVDVELRSLVGESPGPAAGWVADHAREHGVTVIASVHDFETTPSEVDDLLSRAATVGDVGKLAVTAESRADTLALLSATHRATEAGHRVATMAMGDAGRHTRAVTPLYGSKIGYAPVDPADATAPGQYDLATLAELVETLR; encoded by the coding sequence ATGGAGTTCGACGACTTCGTCCTCACGGCGGCGACGGACGACCTCGCGGCAGAGCCGACGGCCCGCGAGCACGCCGACGCCGTCGAGTTTCGGATGGACCTCGCGGCTGACCCACGTCCCGCACTCGCCGACTACGAGGGCGACCTCCCGCTGATCGTCACGAACCGCCCGGACTGGGAGGGTGGCGCGACCGCAGACGGCGACGACCGACTCGACGCGCTGGCGACCGCCTGCGAGCACCCGCACGTCGCGGCAGTCGACGTGGAACTCCGGAGTCTCGTCGGCGAGTCGCCCGGGCCGGCCGCCGGGTGGGTCGCGGACCACGCCCGCGAGCACGGCGTGACGGTGATCGCGTCGGTCCACGACTTCGAGACGACGCCGTCGGAGGTGGACGACCTGCTGTCCCGTGCGGCCACGGTCGGCGACGTGGGGAAACTGGCGGTGACCGCCGAATCGCGGGCGGACACCCTCGCGTTGCTGTCGGCGACCCACCGGGCGACCGAGGCGGGCCACCGCGTGGCGACGATGGCGATGGGCGACGCGGGTCGACACACCCGCGCGGTCACACCGCTCTACGGGTCGAAGATCGGCTACGCGCCGGTCGACCCGGCGGACGCGACCGCGCCGGGACAGTACGACCTGGCGACCCTCGCGGAGTTGGTCGAGACGCTGCGGTGA
- a CDS encoding NADH-quinone oxidoreductase subunit A, which produces MNPWIAIGALGLIAVVIPVGMIAASWLIRPSVPEQGKNLTYESGEVPTGTARLQFNIQYYMVALLFVIFDIETVLIFPWTLVYRPALENGVALSTMLLPMLAFIGILVVGLVWAWRNGAVKWAKSPFASKRKTERDA; this is translated from the coding sequence ATGAATCCGTGGATCGCAATCGGCGCGCTCGGGCTGATCGCCGTCGTCATCCCGGTCGGGATGATCGCGGCCTCGTGGCTGATCCGCCCGTCGGTGCCGGAGCAGGGCAAGAACCTCACCTACGAGAGCGGTGAAGTACCGACAGGGACCGCGCGCCTCCAGTTCAACATCCAGTACTACATGGTGGCGCTGTTGTTCGTCATCTTCGACATCGAGACCGTCCTCATCTTCCCGTGGACGCTCGTCTACCGCCCGGCACTGGAGAACGGCGTGGCGCTCTCGACGATGCTGCTGCCGATGCTCGCGTTCATCGGCATCCTGGTCGTCGGTCTCGTCTGGGCGTGGCGCAACGGCGCGGTCAAGTGGGCCAAGAGCCCGTTCGCGTCCAAGCGGAAGACCGAACGCGACGCGTAG
- a CDS encoding non-canonical purine NTP pyrophosphatase, which yields MLHYVTTNPGKTREAREYLGGEVAQTNFDYPEIQASELGPIAAEGARSAYREVGEPVIVDDAGLFVETLDGFPGPYSSYVEETLGVERVWQIGKAEEDRRASFRCVIAYCDGQPFDASPDPVDRADRHVAAASDEEGEGDDAGSLPVKLFTGRVQGTLVAPRGEGGFGYDPIFEHDGQTLAEMDTEAKNAISHRGRALAKFAEWFAQR from the coding sequence ATGCTCCACTACGTCACGACGAACCCCGGCAAGACCCGGGAGGCACGCGAGTATCTCGGCGGCGAGGTCGCCCAGACGAACTTCGACTATCCGGAGATTCAGGCCTCGGAACTCGGTCCCATCGCCGCCGAGGGTGCTCGCTCGGCCTACCGCGAGGTCGGCGAACCGGTCATCGTAGACGACGCCGGTCTGTTCGTCGAGACGCTGGACGGCTTCCCCGGTCCCTACTCATCGTACGTCGAGGAGACGCTGGGCGTTGAGCGCGTCTGGCAGATCGGCAAGGCGGAGGAGGACCGCCGGGCCAGCTTCCGGTGTGTGATCGCCTACTGTGACGGCCAGCCCTTCGACGCCAGTCCGGACCCGGTGGATCGTGCCGATCGGCACGTCGCGGCCGCCAGCGACGAAGAGGGGGAAGGAGACGACGCCGGGAGCCTGCCGGTGAAGCTGTTCACCGGACGCGTGCAGGGGACGCTGGTCGCCCCCCGGGGCGAGGGTGGGTTCGGCTACGATCCGATCTTCGAGCACGACGGACAGACGCTCGCCGAGATGGACACCGAGGCGAAGAACGCCATCTCCCACCGGGGCCGGGCGCTGGCGAAGTTCGCCGAGTGGTTCGCGCAACGGTAG
- a CDS encoding DUF5611 family protein, with product MKEYKMRRGEYLEERIPDMKATVEDYFGPITGTEEVNGHELYVVGEPKNPVFKKITVGAAKYSGKKDKLAVHFEERDAAEVIAEGNADAAQDAVAAKNDFLLEATGRDAKSRRESMKRAVEDESPDI from the coding sequence ATGAAGGAGTACAAGATGCGCCGAGGGGAGTATCTCGAGGAGCGTATCCCGGACATGAAAGCGACCGTCGAGGACTACTTCGGGCCGATCACGGGCACCGAGGAGGTCAACGGCCACGAACTGTACGTCGTCGGCGAACCCAAGAACCCGGTCTTCAAGAAGATCACCGTCGGCGCGGCGAAGTACAGCGGCAAGAAGGACAAACTCGCCGTCCACTTCGAGGAGCGCGACGCCGCCGAGGTCATCGCCGAGGGGAACGCCGACGCCGCACAGGACGCCGTCGCCGCGAAGAACGACTTCCTGCTCGAAGCGACCGGCCGGGACGCGAAGTCCCGCCGCGAGTCGATGAAACGCGCCGTCGAGGACGAGTCCCCCGACATCTGA
- a CDS encoding ribose 1,5-bisphosphate isomerase, producing the protein MDSAVHPDVRETAEAIDTMEIRGAATIATAVAEALATQAAESDATDPERFRAEQRAAARVLYETRPTAVSLPNALRYVLQDMEGHSVEVLRDSVVRSATEFQRRIESAQEDLGQVGANRLRDGDTVMTHCHSTAVVACIRAAVEQGKEIHAMVKETRPRNQGHITATQLREMDVPVTLIVDSAARRYLNDVDHVLVGADSIAADGSVINKIGTCGLAVNARDCGTPIAVAAGTLKFHPDTLTGHTVDIEMRDEREVIDDETRAEIGDIEVLNPAFDVTPPRYVDAILTERGQFAPEGVATLMRELFGEGTVDPWDEPE; encoded by the coding sequence ATGGACAGCGCCGTACACCCCGACGTCCGCGAGACGGCCGAGGCCATCGACACGATGGAGATTCGCGGTGCGGCGACCATCGCCACCGCCGTCGCCGAGGCGCTGGCGACACAGGCGGCGGAGAGCGACGCGACCGATCCCGAGCGGTTCCGGGCCGAACAGCGGGCCGCCGCGCGCGTCCTCTACGAGACGCGCCCGACCGCGGTGAGTCTGCCGAACGCGCTCCGGTACGTCCTGCAGGACATGGAGGGCCACTCGGTCGAGGTGCTCCGCGACAGCGTCGTCCGGAGCGCGACCGAGTTCCAGCGCCGGATCGAGTCCGCACAGGAGGATCTGGGACAGGTCGGCGCGAACCGCCTCCGTGACGGCGACACGGTGATGACGCACTGCCACTCGACTGCGGTCGTCGCCTGCATCCGGGCGGCGGTCGAACAGGGCAAGGAGATCCACGCGATGGTGAAGGAGACCCGGCCGCGGAACCAGGGCCACATCACCGCGACACAGCTCCGCGAGATGGACGTCCCGGTCACCCTCATCGTCGACAGCGCGGCCCGGCGCTACCTCAACGACGTGGATCACGTCCTCGTCGGCGCGGACAGCATCGCCGCCGACGGGAGCGTCATCAACAAGATCGGCACCTGCGGGCTGGCTGTCAACGCCCGTGACTGCGGGACGCCCATCGCCGTGGCGGCGGGGACGTTGAAGTTCCACCCGGACACCCTGACCGGCCACACCGTCGACATCGAGATGCGCGACGAGCGAGAGGTGATCGACGACGAGACGCGCGCAGAGATCGGCGACATCGAGGTACTGAATCCGGCGTTCGACGTGACGCCGCCCCGGTACGTCGACGCCATTCTCACGGAACGCGGGCAGTTCGCGCCCGAGGGCGTGGCGACCCTGATGCGGGAACTGTTCGGCGAGGGGACCGTGGATCCGTGGGACGAACCCGAGTGA
- a CDS encoding DUF7388 family protein produces MTSRDALARTGLDAVALKPTECDVRRAADLPFDLVAIDYEGRDAVPDRETLAGLADEIDVKLTTPVRADGYDPLGDESLLAEIPTSVDRVLVAGHPAYLSETERSRAVSPRLGEARAADGGAWVGTEGIERVALAVGGTQYELLSRSTERDVRALRAAGFDGDVALYAPTVLTDDEDGVLDAVGGYAARRRPVASALPEDPVTDSRAEGRTREVLSKAVRDYALVGTPETVGERVERLHETGVDTVVGYPARGIEEFLVDEAVSLASDD; encoded by the coding sequence ATGACTAGCCGAGACGCACTCGCCCGAACCGGACTGGACGCCGTGGCGCTCAAGCCGACCGAGTGTGACGTGCGCCGGGCCGCCGACCTCCCGTTCGACCTCGTGGCCATCGACTACGAGGGCCGCGACGCGGTGCCCGACAGGGAGACGCTGGCGGGACTGGCAGACGAGATCGACGTCAAACTGACGACGCCGGTGCGGGCCGACGGCTACGACCCACTGGGCGACGAGAGCCTGCTGGCGGAGATTCCGACGAGCGTGGACCGGGTCCTCGTCGCGGGGCACCCGGCGTATCTCTCGGAGACCGAACGGTCGCGTGCGGTCTCGCCGCGACTGGGTGAGGCCCGCGCGGCGGACGGCGGGGCGTGGGTCGGCACCGAGGGCATCGAACGCGTCGCCCTCGCGGTCGGCGGGACGCAGTACGAACTGCTCTCGCGGTCGACGGAGCGCGACGTGCGGGCGCTCCGGGCGGCCGGCTTCGACGGCGACGTCGCACTGTACGCGCCGACGGTGCTGACCGACGACGAGGACGGTGTGCTGGACGCCGTGGGCGGGTACGCCGCCCGCAGGCGGCCGGTCGCGTCGGCACTCCCCGAAGACCCCGTCACCGACAGTCGTGCCGAGGGGCGCACCCGCGAGGTGCTCTCGAAGGCGGTGCGGGACTACGCGCTCGTCGGGACGCCCGAGACGGTCGGCGAGCGTGTGGAGCGACTACACGAGACCGGCGTCGACACCGTGGTCGGCTACCCGGCACGTGGCATCGAGGAGTTCCTGGTCGACGAGGCGGTGTCGCTCGCCTCGGACGACTGA
- a CDS encoding DoxX family protein, whose amino-acid sequence MSTANTFESRIAGVTVSGEAHSLSAWFVLALRLMMGIAFTYAGVAKIVEPFDARGYLLYATPENGSPLADLFVTMGSSDLFVAFVNLAVPWGELLIGLGLIVGFMTRMAAFWGAFMMLMFYFGNWDVAHGVINGDFAYMLVFLAVAAFGAGRILGLDGIVEKMEVGGVPLTERYPILDYVLG is encoded by the coding sequence ATGTCTACTGCAAACACATTCGAGAGCAGGATCGCGGGCGTGACCGTCTCCGGCGAGGCCCACAGCCTCAGTGCGTGGTTCGTCCTCGCGCTCCGACTCATGATGGGGATCGCCTTCACGTACGCCGGTGTGGCCAAGATCGTCGAACCGTTCGACGCCCGTGGCTACCTGCTGTACGCGACCCCCGAGAACGGATCGCCGCTGGCGGACCTGTTCGTGACGATGGGATCGAGCGACCTCTTCGTCGCGTTCGTCAACCTCGCGGTCCCGTGGGGTGAACTCCTCATCGGTCTCGGGCTGATCGTCGGCTTCATGACCCGCATGGCCGCCTTCTGGGGCGCGTTCATGATGCTCATGTTCTACTTCGGGAACTGGGACGTGGCCCACGGCGTCATCAACGGCGACTTCGCGTACATGCTCGTGTTCCTCGCGGTCGCCGCGTTCGGCGCGGGTCGGATCCTCGGCCTCGACGGTATCGTCGAGAAGATGGAGGTCGGCGGCGTCCCCCTGACGGAACGCTACCCGATCCTCGACTACGTGCTGGGCTGA